In a genomic window of Novosphingobium sp. KA1:
- a CDS encoding TonB-dependent receptor, whose product MRVTQRAIQALGDEMRVVRNGFFVGVCAYALIGATSAMAQADQVRNFDLPAQSLTEALRAIARQSGLEFSAPADPLRGKTSKPLRGQFSPAQAAKQLLKGSTLTAEVIDGALIISVGRVSTATSTLGNGDDIIVTGSRLSSEESSSPTIKLDADTIKLAGQADVGEAMRSLPQNFSGGQNPGVMSGTTGSGNGNVSSGSSPNLRGLGGDATLTLMNGHRLSYGARVQAVDVSTIPLAAIDHVDIVADGASAIYGSDAVGGVVNVVLKRNFDGATLVARLGAATSGGDVQQQYSAVIGKTWQTGAVLAAVSHDYNSAIYSHDRSFTQYMPQGTTLYPEIKQTNAIISGHQSIGSIADISIDATYSRRTSFQQEELVYGDIYQNSPETESYSISPSLKIKIAPDWHFSFGGTYGRSDTKFDQIGLYEGTQTSRIRGCYCNELANIEGFVSGRIPGIIANPIGIVVGGGYRYNHYTSTRYSASRADSAGSVKSYYAFSELSLPFVEPGQGGLLLHSLSANAAVRYERYPGIANVAVPKFGVVYGVSPSIDIKTSWGKSFKAPLLNDLRAATYAQLYTADTFGGARFPVGSTMLIESGGNADLKPEKATSWSASIAVHPEWIKGFNLQVSYFNVQYKDRVVQPVAGTAVYQALSNPDYEQYVTYDPSQTLVDQTIANADLFYNYTTLDGLNNVVAILNNRYVNAAKQKIDGIDLTADYRIDIGTQSAMLLNANGAWLWSKQKLTSESTALDMAGIIFNPPRFKARGSIGWTDGNFTSMLYVNHISSLKDTRSTTVAKISSQTTFDGSIRYELPTPAGPFHGVSALLSVQNIFNQRPPYAAPTSGYLDYVNYDSTNFSAIGRFISLTLSKDW is encoded by the coding sequence ATGCGCGTCACGCAACGCGCCATCCAGGCATTGGGGGATGAAATGCGAGTGGTTCGTAACGGCTTTTTCGTCGGTGTTTGCGCATATGCGTTGATCGGCGCTACATCTGCAATGGCGCAAGCCGATCAGGTTCGGAATTTCGATTTACCCGCGCAGTCGCTCACCGAGGCATTGCGAGCGATTGCCCGCCAAAGTGGGTTGGAATTTTCTGCTCCAGCCGACCCACTGCGGGGAAAGACCTCAAAGCCACTCAGGGGGCAATTTTCACCGGCACAGGCAGCAAAGCAATTGCTGAAAGGCTCCACCCTGACTGCCGAAGTTATCGACGGCGCATTAATCATCAGTGTGGGAAGAGTCTCGACAGCCACGAGCACATTGGGAAACGGTGATGACATCATCGTTACCGGATCGCGCTTGTCGTCGGAGGAATCCTCCTCTCCTACCATCAAACTCGACGCTGATACGATCAAGCTGGCAGGACAAGCCGACGTGGGTGAAGCGATGCGTTCGCTCCCACAAAATTTCAGCGGCGGCCAGAACCCCGGTGTCATGAGTGGCACTACCGGCAGCGGTAACGGCAATGTGAGCTCCGGCTCTTCTCCCAATCTTCGAGGATTGGGAGGCGATGCAACGCTCACATTGATGAACGGTCATCGGCTTTCGTACGGTGCAAGGGTACAAGCCGTAGACGTCAGTACCATTCCTCTTGCCGCTATTGACCACGTCGATATCGTCGCGGACGGCGCTTCAGCCATTTATGGTTCGGATGCCGTAGGCGGTGTGGTGAATGTCGTACTGAAGCGTAATTTCGATGGAGCGACCCTGGTAGCAAGACTAGGCGCAGCAACATCGGGGGGCGATGTTCAGCAGCAATACAGTGCCGTGATAGGAAAGACATGGCAAACGGGCGCAGTACTGGCTGCTGTCAGCCATGACTATAATTCCGCAATATACAGCCATGATCGCAGCTTCACGCAGTATATGCCGCAGGGGACCACCCTGTATCCCGAAATCAAGCAAACAAATGCAATCATATCCGGCCATCAGTCAATTGGATCGATTGCCGATATTTCAATCGACGCCACCTACAGCCGCAGAACGTCGTTTCAACAGGAGGAATTGGTTTACGGGGATATTTACCAGAACTCTCCAGAAACCGAGTCCTACTCGATATCCCCGTCGCTTAAAATCAAAATAGCACCCGACTGGCATTTTAGCTTTGGGGGAACCTATGGGCGGAGCGACACAAAGTTCGACCAAATAGGACTGTACGAGGGCACGCAGACGAGCCGCATCCGTGGCTGCTATTGTAACGAGTTGGCCAATATCGAGGGCTTTGTATCGGGGCGAATACCGGGAATTATCGCTAATCCTATCGGCATCGTTGTGGGTGGAGGTTATCGCTATAATCATTATACCTCCACGCGGTACTCCGCATCGAGAGCCGACTCCGCTGGGTCGGTCAAAAGCTATTATGCGTTTTCTGAGCTGTCGTTGCCATTCGTTGAGCCCGGTCAAGGCGGCCTTCTCCTTCATAGCCTTTCAGCAAACGCCGCCGTGCGATACGAACGGTATCCGGGCATTGCCAATGTCGCCGTGCCGAAGTTTGGCGTCGTATATGGAGTTTCCCCATCCATCGACATAAAGACGTCATGGGGAAAATCATTCAAGGCCCCGCTCTTGAATGATCTTCGGGCTGCAACTTACGCCCAGTTGTACACTGCCGATACATTTGGAGGAGCGCGCTTTCCCGTCGGATCGACAATGCTCATAGAGTCTGGCGGCAACGCGGACCTAAAGCCTGAGAAAGCCACTTCCTGGTCTGCTTCCATCGCAGTGCATCCAGAGTGGATCAAGGGCTTCAACCTTCAGGTCAGCTACTTCAACGTGCAGTATAAGGACCGCGTCGTGCAGCCAGTAGCAGGTACGGCTGTCTATCAGGCGCTGTCTAACCCGGATTACGAGCAATATGTCACCTATGACCCCAGTCAGACGCTGGTTGATCAAACAATCGCCAATGCAGACCTATTCTATAATTATACGACGCTCGATGGCCTGAATAATGTCGTCGCGATCCTTAATAATCGCTACGTGAATGCTGCAAAACAGAAAATCGATGGCATCGACCTGACCGCCGATTATCGGATCGATATTGGCACTCAGTCAGCAATGCTGCTGAACGCCAATGGAGCCTGGCTCTGGTCGAAACAGAAATTGACCAGCGAAAGCACAGCGCTGGATATGGCGGGCATTATCTTTAATCCTCCAAGATTCAAGGCGCGCGGAAGCATCGGATGGACCGACGGTAATTTCACATCGATGCTTTATGTCAATCACATCAGCAGCCTGAAGGATACGCGGTCCACGACGGTCGCCAAGATTTCCTCGCAAACGACATTTGACGGATCGATCAGATATGAGCTTCCCACCCCCGCAGGACCATTCCACGGCGTGAGCGCTCTTCTCAGCGTGCAGAACATATTTAATCAGCGCCCGCCCTATGCGGCGCCGACGAGCGGCTACCTCGATTATGTGAACTACGATTCGACCAATTTCTCGGCCATTGGTCGCTTCATAAGCCTGACACTCTCGAAGGACTGGTAA
- a CDS encoding MarR family transcriptional regulator, with translation MDQRQRICEALKQQHRLAELKLGLERRQWPEWLMVIDLYRAREQGMREGFKALAATSGLSTATAFRRTVEMIDAGMLDRKADPEDRRRSLVSLSDRTRCRMDHIMDELGDILKN, from the coding sequence ATGGATCAGCGACAGCGCATCTGCGAAGCGCTCAAGCAGCAGCACCGCCTGGCCGAGCTCAAGCTCGGGCTCGAAAGGCGGCAATGGCCCGAATGGCTCATGGTGATCGATCTCTATCGTGCGAGGGAGCAGGGGATGAGAGAGGGGTTCAAGGCACTCGCCGCGACATCCGGGCTCTCAACCGCGACGGCCTTCCGCCGCACAGTGGAGATGATCGATGCGGGCATGTTGGACCGTAAGGCCGATCCAGAGGACCGGAGGCGAAGCCTTGTTTCGCTATCGGACAGGACCCGGTGCCGGATGGATCACATTATGGATGAGCTGGGAGATATTTTGAAAAACTGA
- a CDS encoding FecR domain-containing protein, which yields MTDEEPGSLTVKQQARRWAMEVHMDPALRSAAMHWCAQSPEHQAEFDIAYAAISNVVDPASVNVHERHNSSPRESRPRVPWAKLAIAASLAAILLLGAHFVLGQNVRSPSTLPPIASSGAKTEDAPQIFTTRKGEVRTITLADGSVVTLDTDSRLLVWMHEERRDVTLDHGRAIFAVAHDASRPFTVTADGGTTTALGTRFGVERRAHCQMNVVLYEGRVAVTPPCETRKPSAPVAKSYLQPGERIRYSGTPTVTGNAITEPAPANDEQWTIGVKSYDDEAVSVILAEVNLYSDVKLVAASPEVAAMRVSAELHIRNPESVAKHLARALGLIVENQGSDRLVLTK from the coding sequence ATGACCGACGAAGAGCCGGGCTCGCTCACTGTCAAGCAACAGGCTCGGCGCTGGGCGATGGAGGTTCACATGGATCCCGCGCTGCGCTCCGCCGCAATGCATTGGTGCGCTCAGTCGCCCGAACATCAGGCGGAATTCGACATTGCCTATGCCGCGATCTCGAACGTCGTTGATCCCGCATCCGTGAACGTTCACGAGCGGCACAACAGCAGTCCACGAGAGAGCCGCCCACGCGTGCCCTGGGCAAAGTTGGCGATCGCAGCTTCGCTGGCCGCCATCCTGCTTTTGGGAGCGCATTTCGTGCTGGGGCAGAATGTGCGTTCGCCCTCCACTCTGCCACCAATTGCATCGTCAGGCGCGAAAACCGAGGATGCGCCACAGATCTTTACCACCCGGAAAGGCGAGGTGAGGACGATTACGCTTGCCGATGGGTCGGTCGTAACACTCGATACCGATAGCCGCTTGCTTGTCTGGATGCATGAAGAGCGCCGGGACGTTACGCTCGATCATGGCCGCGCCATCTTCGCTGTTGCTCATGACGCTTCGCGCCCTTTCACTGTCACTGCGGATGGCGGCACTACCACAGCGCTCGGCACGCGGTTCGGTGTGGAACGACGCGCGCATTGCCAGATGAATGTGGTATTGTACGAAGGGCGTGTCGCAGTCACTCCGCCATGCGAGACACGCAAGCCCTCGGCGCCGGTAGCGAAGAGCTACCTTCAACCAGGCGAACGTATACGCTACTCTGGCACACCCACGGTAACCGGCAATGCTATCACCGAACCGGCACCGGCCAACGACGAGCAATGGACAATCGGCGTGAAGAGCTATGACGATGAGGCCGTTAGTGTGATCCTCGCCGAGGTGAACCTCTATTCCGACGTCAAGCTGGTGGCAGCTTCTCCAGAAGTTGCCGCAATGCGGGTGAGTGCGGAGCTGCATATCCGCAACCCCGAAAGTGTGGCGAAGCATCTTGCCCGCGCGCTCGGTCTTATTGTTGAAAATCAAGGATCAGACAGGCTCGTACTGACGAAATAA
- a CDS encoding acyl-homoserine-lactone synthase, whose protein sequence is MIRIFEGHEPPGANPVLDAMHHARKRVFVDLLGWDVPVVAEAFEIDQFDDDHAIYIVASDDSGAHEGSIRLLPSNRPHVLGTIFPSLCDASVPVGPQIFELSRLCLSRGLRAARRLEVRNALATAVVQFALQRGIAGYSCVADSSWLSQILSLGWTVRPLGIPQMIAGLPTGALLIEIDADTPAKLRAAGTHVPMRILPTAAIDREAA, encoded by the coding sequence ATGATCCGGATATTCGAAGGACACGAACCACCGGGCGCCAACCCGGTTCTCGACGCCATGCATCATGCGCGCAAGCGGGTGTTCGTGGACCTGCTAGGCTGGGACGTCCCGGTGGTCGCCGAAGCGTTCGAAATCGACCAGTTCGATGATGACCACGCGATCTACATCGTCGCCAGCGACGACAGCGGCGCCCATGAGGGATCCATCCGCCTGTTACCCAGCAACCGTCCGCATGTGCTGGGGACGATCTTCCCTTCGCTATGCGACGCAAGCGTGCCCGTTGGCCCGCAAATCTTCGAACTGAGCCGGCTATGCCTTTCGCGCGGCCTGCGGGCCGCCAGGAGGCTGGAAGTCCGCAATGCGCTCGCGACAGCAGTGGTTCAGTTCGCCCTCCAGCGCGGCATCGCCGGGTATAGCTGCGTTGCCGATTCCAGCTGGCTCAGCCAGATCCTCTCGCTGGGCTGGACGGTTCGGCCACTGGGCATACCGCAGATGATCGCGGGTCTGCCGACCGGCGCCCTCCTCATCGAAATCGATGCCGACACGCCTGCCAAGTTGCGGGCGGCCGGAACCCACGTTCCGATGCGCATCCTCCCCACCGCCGCGATCGATCGCGAAGCCGCCTGA
- a CDS encoding phytanoyl-CoA dioxygenase family protein, with protein MAMTLIAIDGLQRDIEHYGDQLDRDGYCIVRGAAPRLLVEKLGDDLRAGFETTPLSQGPFYGDTTRRFHGLLHRSPRTPGFVLDPLIHGLAERILRPWCDMIQLNLTQAIEIEPGGLAQPPHRDQDMWPIHVPGVEYLLNVMWPFSAYTAENGATLVWPGSHRRQDEIFIGMEGAVPAEMEPGDALLFLGSTLHAGGANVTATPRRGMIISYSLGWLKPYELPWLAYPPHVARTLPRDVMGLAGYRAHRPNLGTYEGRCPSLLLDEAQNGPIGAIDMLRPDQEALIADYRSGLLPVAPAPLRTRAG; from the coding sequence ATGGCCATGACCCTCATTGCTATCGACGGCCTGCAGCGGGACATCGAGCACTATGGCGATCAACTCGACCGGGACGGCTATTGCATCGTTCGCGGTGCCGCGCCGCGGCTTCTGGTCGAAAAGCTGGGCGATGATCTGCGGGCCGGTTTCGAAACCACACCGCTCTCGCAGGGGCCCTTCTACGGCGACACGACGCGGCGGTTTCATGGGCTTCTGCACCGCTCGCCGCGCACTCCCGGTTTCGTTCTCGATCCGCTTATCCACGGTCTTGCCGAGCGAATTCTCCGGCCCTGGTGCGATATGATCCAGCTCAACCTCACCCAGGCGATCGAGATTGAACCGGGCGGTCTTGCCCAGCCGCCACACCGAGACCAGGACATGTGGCCTATCCATGTGCCAGGCGTTGAATATCTGCTCAACGTGATGTGGCCTTTTTCTGCTTATACAGCCGAGAATGGCGCAACGCTGGTCTGGCCGGGCAGTCATCGGCGCCAGGACGAAATCTTCATCGGCATGGAGGGAGCTGTTCCTGCAGAAATGGAGCCAGGTGATGCCCTGCTGTTCCTCGGATCCACCCTGCATGCAGGCGGGGCCAACGTGACTGCGACGCCGCGACGCGGGATGATCATCAGTTACAGCCTCGGGTGGCTCAAGCCTTACGAACTGCCGTGGCTTGCCTATCCGCCACATGTCGCTCGCACACTGCCGCGCGATGTGATGGGCCTTGCCGGCTACCGCGCCCATCGGCCTAACCTCGGCACTTATGAGGGCCGCTGCCCCTCGCTGCTGCTGGATGAAGCGCAGAACGGCCCGATCGGCGCAATCGACATGCTTCGCCCGGATCAGGAGGCGCTGATCGCCGACTATCGGTCGGGGCTCCTGCCGGTTGCCCCCGCCCCACTTCGGACCAGGGCTGGGTAA
- a CDS encoding RadC family protein — protein MELAGADRADRRDMASSGPAEAPGCRRALEELIELTRPNRARELADRLFTRFGSLGGALAACPAERIELLDHAMDVERTFRCFQRVLKQMLWSALIRRPILSSDQTLHDYLRGNMAYERVEHFRVLFLNAGNELIADEVMGIGSVSGVQVWPREILKRCLELDATAILLAHNHPSGSPAPSRSDRDLTEKIASAARCFGIVVHDHLVVARRGIVSFREAGWLK, from the coding sequence ATGGAGCTGGCTGGCGCAGATCGTGCTGATCGCCGCGACATGGCGTCATCAGGACCGGCTGAAGCGCCGGGGTGCCGACGCGCCCTGGAAGAGCTGATCGAGCTCACCCGCCCGAACCGGGCCCGCGAACTGGCCGATCGCCTCTTCACCCGGTTCGGGTCACTGGGTGGCGCGCTGGCGGCGTGTCCGGCCGAGCGGATCGAGTTGCTCGACCACGCCATGGATGTCGAGCGAACATTCCGCTGCTTCCAGCGCGTGCTGAAGCAGATGCTGTGGTCCGCCCTGATCCGGCGACCGATATTGTCGAGCGATCAGACCCTTCACGACTATCTGCGCGGCAACATGGCCTATGAGCGGGTCGAGCATTTTCGCGTGTTGTTTTTGAACGCAGGTAACGAACTGATCGCCGACGAGGTCATGGGGATCGGGTCTGTTTCCGGTGTTCAGGTCTGGCCACGTGAAATCCTCAAGCGATGCCTTGAGCTGGACGCCACGGCCATCCTTCTCGCGCATAATCATCCGTCAGGATCGCCCGCACCGTCGCGGTCGGATCGGGATCTTACGGAGAAGATAGCGAGCGCCGCCCGGTGTTTCGGCATCGTCGTGCATGATCATCTCGTCGTCGCGCGCCGCGGGATTGTGAGCTTTCGCGAGGCGGGGTGGCTGAAATGA
- a CDS encoding LuxR family transcriptional regulator, with the protein MFDRDDYKQVVSILGETSDDNRVYEALDRLTFVLGFDRFAISHHVDLLHPPIGAYGLTNYDSDWLNEIISGQYFLDDPVQISCDGRNTGFLWPNPRMLETLTPRQRYIFEQGAKRNLRGGYTVPMHLPGEYAGSCTFATSRLETVLSEAMPAAFFAVSFAFEAMRRVVRLRAGLELPAPPKLKPREREVLILLGRGKTYGEIADILHLSEHTTHEYAKRIMRAYGNIQRNNLIARALFDGIVTYPELLSMH; encoded by the coding sequence ATGTTCGACAGGGACGACTACAAACAGGTAGTCAGTATTCTGGGGGAGACGTCAGACGATAACCGGGTCTATGAGGCCCTTGATCGCCTGACATTCGTTTTGGGATTCGACCGGTTCGCGATCAGCCATCATGTCGATCTGCTACACCCGCCGATCGGCGCTTATGGCCTCACCAATTACGACAGCGACTGGCTGAATGAGATCATAAGCGGGCAATATTTCCTTGATGACCCGGTCCAGATCTCGTGCGACGGGCGGAACACCGGCTTCCTCTGGCCCAACCCCCGGATGCTGGAAACGCTCACGCCGCGTCAGCGCTACATCTTCGAACAGGGTGCGAAGCGGAACTTGCGCGGTGGTTACACGGTACCGATGCACCTCCCCGGCGAATATGCCGGAAGCTGCACTTTCGCCACCTCACGCCTCGAAACCGTGCTATCCGAGGCGATGCCCGCCGCCTTCTTCGCGGTGTCCTTTGCCTTTGAGGCGATGCGGCGCGTCGTAAGGCTCCGGGCAGGTCTTGAACTTCCAGCGCCGCCCAAGCTCAAACCCCGAGAGCGAGAAGTGTTGATCCTGCTCGGGCGCGGCAAGACCTATGGCGAGATCGCGGACATCCTGCACCTCTCGGAACATACGACGCATGAATATGCCAAGCGGATCATGCGGGCCTATGGAAATATCCAGCGCAACAATCTGATAGCACGCGCCCTGTTCGACGGCATCGTCACGTACCCCGAGTTGCTCTCGATGCACTGA
- a CDS encoding RNA polymerase sigma factor has product MAVMPGEGHAATDAGQEFEDRGDDVIVRLYREETRWLVRYFHRNSVPHAEADELAQETFFRFLRSGTAKMLTTPQAYLRRIATNLLRDRADLSSTRVDNLKSPLSDAEDLPTPFDPLRILTARDDIAFCEQLLEALDPFDRELFLLNRVEGYSFREIGRLKGLNEWAVKRKIFKVLDHLLDRMESR; this is encoded by the coding sequence ATGGCCGTCATGCCCGGTGAAGGCCACGCCGCTACCGATGCGGGTCAGGAATTCGAAGATCGCGGCGATGATGTGATCGTCCGGCTGTACCGCGAGGAGACCCGGTGGCTGGTCCGCTATTTCCACCGCAACTCGGTTCCCCATGCAGAAGCGGACGAGCTCGCTCAGGAAACCTTCTTCCGTTTCCTCCGGAGCGGCACGGCAAAAATGCTTACGACACCGCAGGCCTACCTACGCCGGATCGCCACGAACTTGCTGCGCGACCGGGCCGATCTGTCGTCAACGCGCGTCGATAATCTGAAAAGCCCCTTGTCGGATGCTGAAGATCTCCCGACCCCGTTCGACCCGCTCCGCATCCTCACAGCGCGTGACGACATCGCCTTTTGCGAGCAATTGCTGGAAGCACTGGACCCCTTCGACCGCGAACTATTTCTGCTAAACCGTGTGGAAGGATATAGCTTTCGCGAAATCGGTCGGCTTAAGGGACTGAATGAGTGGGCGGTGAAGAGGAAGATATTCAAGGTGCTGGACCATCTGCTGGACAGGATGGAAAGCCGATGA